Proteins from a single region of Bacillus carboniphilus:
- a CDS encoding MerR family transcriptional regulator: MNYTIQAFSAKTGLPASTLRFYDQKQVLNPQRLDNGYRVYSDDQIKDALMIHSLRQAEIKIEHIKEFLKASDEERSELISKWTGAIESRLASLQVAKKYLGQFGPTENQIHLTRWEEPTTLIWFKHTVHREANPFQAAMVRDKELLEKWGIKTSPGIFVRTTSSKGNELSGEVGFCINQDRPSNHKLKEYASYIETLEPTLFATMECSTQDEFLCFQYIQMLRKYGFEPSGDKFERYDRIDKAENQTFTYFIALLKV; the protein is encoded by the coding sequence ATGAACTATACAATTCAAGCATTCTCTGCTAAAACAGGTCTACCAGCTAGTACGCTTAGGTTCTACGATCAAAAACAAGTGTTAAACCCGCAAAGGTTAGACAATGGATATAGAGTGTACTCTGATGATCAAATAAAGGATGCCCTTATGATTCACTCTCTGCGCCAAGCTGAAATAAAAATTGAACACATTAAGGAGTTTTTGAAAGCTTCAGACGAGGAAAGGTCCGAGCTAATTAGTAAATGGACGGGTGCTATAGAATCTAGATTAGCTTCCCTACAAGTAGCAAAAAAATACTTAGGTCAATTTGGACCTACAGAAAATCAGATTCATTTAACTCGGTGGGAAGAGCCAACAACTCTTATCTGGTTTAAGCACACGGTACATAGAGAAGCCAACCCTTTTCAAGCAGCTATGGTACGAGATAAAGAGTTGCTGGAGAAATGGGGTATAAAGACTTCACCAGGTATTTTTGTTCGAACTACTTCCAGCAAAGGAAATGAACTGTCAGGTGAGGTCGGTTTTTGTATAAACCAAGACCGTCCTAGCAACCACAAATTAAAAGAGTATGCTAGTTATATAGAAACACTTGAACCAACCCTTTTTGCAACGATGGAATGCTCTACACAAGACGAGTTTTTATGTTTTCAATATATTCAAATGCTAAGAAAGTATGGGTTTGAACCCTCTGGTGATAAATTTGAAAGATATGACAGAATTGATAAGGCTGAGAACCAGACCTTTACATATTTTATTGCGTTATTAAAAGTTTGA
- a CDS encoding metallophosphoesterase family protein has translation MKIGVISDTHMPKQAKQLPSHLLAGLNGVDLIIHAGDWTTLDVYHQLSSIAPVKGVYGNVDPSEIKESFQSQLLLTILGKKIGVTHGHLGKKKTTPERAMDAFTSTHVDIVLFGHSHIPYHEKIGNTILFNPGSPTDKRFQPRYSYGILTIENEVTINHIFYNDKN, from the coding sequence ATGAAAATTGGAGTGATTTCAGATACTCATATGCCAAAGCAAGCTAAACAGTTACCCAGTCATTTACTGGCGGGTTTAAATGGGGTGGATTTAATTATTCATGCAGGGGACTGGACAACTCTGGATGTTTATCATCAATTATCAAGTATCGCTCCGGTAAAAGGCGTATACGGTAATGTAGATCCTTCGGAGATAAAGGAATCATTTCAAAGCCAGCTGTTATTAACTATCCTCGGTAAGAAAATTGGTGTGACCCATGGTCATCTGGGGAAAAAGAAAACAACTCCAGAACGTGCGATGGATGCCTTTACCTCTACTCATGTGGATATTGTTCTTTTCGGACACTCCCATATCCCATATCATGAAAAAATCGGGAATACGATTCTGTTTAATCCTGGTTCTCCTACAGACAAGCGATTTCAGCCACGTTATTCATATGGGATATTAACGATTGAGAATGAGGTCACTATCAACCATATTTTTTACAATGATAAAAATTAA
- a CDS encoding histidine kinase dimerization/phospho-acceptor domain-containing protein, with product MLAEQLILHVLIVLTPFLIYSVFYENKKIGRMNILLGILNGLAATFVMFFPIYSHGLYFDLRYVPLIIATLYGGPLSGGIVLIMILLKRTLMGGDALIFGYIGAILGILLPLLLYKTFLKCPPRMRVGIAILVGVWPTVFNLLISYYNVGRTLEGPAFIDRIQDLLILGAIQTIAIGFVAILTEIIFERNEIRDKIQRTEKLNTLGELAASIAHEVRNPLTVVKGFLQLMKQEEVGKKQEYFTLVLTELGRAEQIINDYLNFAKPKLENIEILKLNTIIDDVWHLLEPMAVKEGIQLEYDNEHPFYLKTDRNQLKQALVNIIKNAIEATPDGGKISI from the coding sequence ATGCTCGCTGAACAACTAATCCTACATGTCTTAATAGTATTAACACCTTTTCTTATTTATAGTGTCTTTTATGAAAATAAGAAAATCGGAAGAATGAATATTTTGCTAGGGATACTTAATGGATTAGCTGCAACATTTGTTATGTTTTTCCCCATTTATAGCCATGGATTATATTTCGATCTCCGCTACGTTCCACTTATCATTGCAACCCTTTACGGAGGACCTCTCTCTGGGGGGATTGTTTTAATCATGATTCTGTTAAAGAGAACACTAATGGGTGGCGATGCACTCATTTTCGGCTATATAGGAGCAATCCTCGGCATTTTACTTCCACTACTTCTCTATAAAACTTTTTTAAAGTGTCCTCCAAGAATGAGAGTTGGCATCGCCATTTTAGTGGGGGTTTGGCCCACTGTTTTTAACCTATTGATATCTTATTATAATGTCGGACGTACTTTAGAGGGACCTGCTTTTATTGATAGAATACAAGATTTGTTGATACTTGGAGCAATCCAAACAATCGCTATTGGTTTTGTAGCTATTTTGACTGAAATAATCTTCGAAAGAAATGAAATTCGGGATAAAATCCAGAGAACTGAAAAGCTAAATACGTTAGGAGAATTGGCAGCATCAATCGCTCATGAAGTCAGAAATCCATTAACGGTTGTAAAAGGATTTTTACAATTGATGAAGCAAGAAGAAGTGGGGAAAAAACAGGAATATTTTACCCTAGTCCTAACCGAATTAGGGCGAGCGGAGCAAATCATCAACGACTATCTGAATTTTGCTAAGCCCAAACTAGAAAACATCGAAATACTGAAGCTTAACACCATTATAGATGACGTATGGCATCTCCTTGAGCCGATGGCAGTAAAGGAAGGAATACAGTTAGAATATGATAATGAGCATCCTTTCTATCTAAAAACGGACCGGAATCAATTGAAACAGGCATTAGTGAATATCATTAAAAATGCAATTGAAGCTACTCCAGATGGTGGGAAAATATCGATATAG
- a CDS encoding HAMP domain-containing sensor histidine kinase, giving the protein MKIVIQDNGKGMSKEQLDRIGTLFYTTKEKGTGLGTMVSIRLIEAMKGKIVYTSEEGKGTQVVITLPLVEVENQHAE; this is encoded by the coding sequence GTGAAAATAGTTATACAGGACAATGGTAAGGGAATGAGTAAGGAGCAATTGGATCGAATAGGTACTCTCTTCTATACCACAAAAGAAAAAGGAACAGGGTTGGGAACGATGGTGTCGATTCGGTTAATAGAAGCTATGAAGGGGAAAATTGTTTATACAAGTGAGGAAGGGAAAGGGACGCAGGTAGTCATTACTTTGCCCTTGGTAGAAGTGGAAAATCAGCATGCTGAGTAG
- a CDS encoding NAD(P)/FAD-dependent oxidoreductase: protein MKRNLSKRGECLVNYDCIIIGGGIAGLQAAIQLGRYRHHILVIDSNNGRSNLCRAYHNILGWPDGVSGEQLRELGKKQALHLGIHFMEDKITEIRRQGEGFYLLSESGKELKTSHILIATGIIDRIPDFPEIYPCLGISVYVCPDCDGYEVLQQPTIVIGAGDVGANMALTLYYWTQSIVYVNHEQTKINPEILKKLNEKRIEVREQEIQQIYADGSQFKGVKLADGQKILAEKGFIALGGNQVKSELATQIGVEVMENNHIVVDSRTKMTNVPNVWAAGDVVAHSEQVTIAMGDGSQAAIWIHKSLLETIRKGQAN from the coding sequence ATGAAGAGAAACTTATCCAAGAGAGGAGAATGCTTAGTGAACTATGATTGCATCATTATTGGTGGGGGAATTGCAGGACTACAGGCAGCTATTCAATTAGGAAGATACCGTCATCATATTTTAGTTATTGACTCGAACAACGGTAGATCTAACCTTTGTCGAGCTTACCATAATATATTAGGTTGGCCAGATGGCGTAAGTGGAGAGCAGCTACGAGAACTAGGAAAAAAGCAGGCTTTACATTTAGGTATTCATTTTATGGAGGATAAAATTACAGAAATCCGAAGGCAAGGAGAAGGCTTTTATTTACTCTCTGAGTCAGGAAAAGAGTTGAAAACTTCACATATACTCATAGCAACCGGAATTATAGATCGTATCCCAGACTTTCCTGAGATCTATCCTTGCTTAGGAATCTCTGTTTATGTATGTCCTGATTGTGATGGTTATGAAGTTTTACAACAACCGACTATTGTGATTGGTGCAGGAGATGTAGGGGCCAATATGGCGCTAACTCTTTATTATTGGACACAATCAATCGTCTACGTTAATCATGAACAAACAAAGATTAACCCCGAAATTCTAAAAAAATTAAACGAAAAACGTATTGAAGTTAGAGAACAAGAAATACAACAAATATATGCGGATGGCTCTCAATTCAAAGGCGTAAAACTAGCAGATGGACAAAAGATTCTTGCTGAAAAAGGGTTCATCGCTTTAGGAGGAAATCAAGTTAAATCAGAGTTGGCTACCCAAATAGGGGTTGAGGTAATGGAAAATAATCATATTGTCGTAGACTCTCGAACTAAAATGACCAACGTACCTAATGTATGGGCAGCAGGAGATGTAGTGGCTCACTCCGAACAAGTTACAATTGCTATGGGGGACGGATCCCAAGCAGCTATTTGGATTCACAAGAGCCTGTTAGAAACAATTAGAAAAGGACAGGCTAATTAG
- a CDS encoding potassium/proton antiporter, with the protein MEIHGDSAILLFSILLIVGVFTTKFSSKLGLPALVFFIAVGMILNQFLYYDNAELTQFFGIFALIIILFEGGLQTKWGNVRRVLGPSLALATVGVFVTTVAVGAAAKFILDISWLEGMLFGAIVGSTDAAAVFAVIGNHNVRRKLSSTLEVESGTNDPMAIFLTVGFISLIQVPEASLLSMLGNFIWQMGIGVLLGFGIGKVSVRVINSINLDSSGLYPVLSLAFAILAYAFTTLVGASGLLAVYIAAMIMGNADLTYRHSIVRFNEGFAWMMQILMFILLGLLVFPNQLLHIVWQGLLLSAILMVIARPLGVFISLLGAKFTNKEKVFLSWAGLKGAVPIVLATYPMLAGIENSQTLFNVVFFVVLTSALIQGGTIPLMAQKLGLVGKEKPSSSYSLELVSIGKTNSEIIEVIIPEHSVIAHKQLKDVEPTNDLLIVAVIRNDQILTPRGNTTILPGDILYILVSKKKRNEVKNYLLKQEEVLEM; encoded by the coding sequence ATGGAAATACACGGAGATTCCGCTATTCTTTTATTCTCAATTTTGTTAATTGTCGGTGTTTTCACCACTAAATTTTCCTCAAAGCTTGGCCTTCCTGCGCTTGTTTTCTTTATTGCTGTTGGTATGATTTTAAATCAGTTTCTTTATTATGATAATGCAGAGTTAACGCAATTTTTTGGGATATTTGCTCTTATTATTATCTTATTTGAAGGTGGACTCCAAACGAAATGGGGCAATGTGCGGCGAGTACTCGGTCCTTCTTTAGCTCTTGCCACTGTTGGAGTGTTTGTTACGACTGTAGCAGTTGGTGCAGCTGCTAAATTTATTTTAGATATTAGCTGGTTAGAAGGGATGCTTTTTGGAGCTATTGTAGGGTCAACTGATGCAGCTGCTGTATTTGCTGTTATAGGTAATCACAATGTTAGACGAAAGTTATCATCTACATTAGAGGTTGAGTCAGGAACGAATGACCCTATGGCAATCTTTCTTACAGTTGGCTTTATATCGTTAATACAGGTGCCAGAGGCTAGTTTACTATCCATGCTGGGTAACTTTATATGGCAAATGGGAATTGGAGTGCTTCTCGGTTTTGGAATTGGTAAAGTATCCGTTAGAGTTATTAACTCTATTAACTTGGATTCATCAGGTTTATATCCTGTATTATCACTAGCTTTTGCAATCCTAGCGTATGCATTTACCACCTTGGTAGGGGCAAGTGGGTTACTAGCCGTTTACATAGCCGCTATGATTATGGGGAATGCAGATCTAACCTACCGTCATTCAATCGTCCGTTTTAATGAGGGCTTTGCATGGATGATGCAAATTTTAATGTTTATTTTACTGGGCCTTCTTGTTTTTCCAAATCAATTACTTCATATTGTCTGGCAGGGATTATTATTGTCAGCGATCTTAATGGTTATTGCGAGGCCGCTGGGTGTGTTTATTAGTTTACTTGGAGCTAAATTCACGAATAAAGAGAAGGTGTTTCTTTCTTGGGCAGGACTAAAGGGAGCCGTTCCTATTGTGCTAGCCACATACCCAATGCTTGCAGGAATTGAAAACAGTCAAACTTTGTTTAATGTGGTCTTTTTCGTCGTCCTTACATCTGCTCTCATTCAAGGTGGTACCATACCATTAATGGCTCAGAAGTTAGGATTAGTTGGTAAAGAGAAACCGAGTTCATCTTATAGCCTTGAACTCGTATCCATTGGAAAGACAAATAGTGAAATTATAGAGGTCATCATTCCCGAACATTCGGTCATTGCTCATAAACAGTTAAAGGATGTAGAGCCTACGAATGACCTTCTGATCGTTGCTGTTATCAGAAATGATCAGATTTTAACACCAAGAGGGAATACAACAATCCTGCCAGGAGATATCTTGTACATTTTAGTTTCGAAAAAGAAAAGAAATGAAGTTAAAAACTATTTGTTAAAGCAAGAAGAAGTACTTGAAATGTAA
- the msrA gene encoding peptide-methionine (S)-S-oxide reductase MsrA, which produces MSERLELATFAGGCFWCMVQPFDELPGIIKVESGYSGGHIENPTYEDVKSQKSGHYEVVQITFNPEIFEYQKLLDLYWPQIDPTDDGGQFHDRGDSYRAAIFYHTEEQRILAEASKQAIIDSGRFKKPIVTQILPAAPFYRAEEYHQDFYKKKPSEYKEDRVKSGRDEFIQANWK; this is translated from the coding sequence ATGAGTGAGCGTTTAGAACTAGCAACATTTGCAGGTGGTTGTTTCTGGTGTATGGTCCAACCTTTCGATGAACTACCTGGCATTATTAAAGTAGAGTCTGGATATTCTGGTGGCCACATTGAAAACCCTACTTATGAGGATGTAAAGTCCCAAAAATCCGGTCATTATGAAGTTGTTCAGATCACATTCAACCCAGAGATTTTTGAGTACCAAAAACTATTAGATTTGTATTGGCCACAAATAGACCCAACTGATGATGGTGGTCAGTTTCATGACCGTGGGGATTCATATCGAGCAGCAATCTTTTATCATACAGAAGAGCAAAGAATCTTAGCTGAAGCTTCTAAACAAGCCATCATTGATAGTGGACGCTTCAAAAAACCAATCGTTACACAGATTCTTCCTGCAGCTCCCTTCTATCGTGCTGAAGAATATCATCAAGATTTTTATAAAAAGAAACCATCTGAATATAAAGAAGATCGAGTAAAATCGGGTCGAGACGAATTTATACAAGCTAATTGGAAGTAG
- a CDS encoding spore coat protein has product MNQMPIQHPVNMRQNERIIGFGFGRPWGFGFGRRPFFGGFPFLGGFAGGLLAGALLAPRPYYYPYYAYPYYAYPPFPYYY; this is encoded by the coding sequence ATGAATCAAATGCCTATTCAACACCCTGTTAACATGAGACAAAACGAGAGAATTATCGGCTTCGGGTTTGGAAGACCATGGGGCTTTGGCTTTGGTAGAAGACCTTTCTTTGGTGGTTTTCCGTTCTTAGGTGGTTTTGCGGGTGGTTTACTAGCAGGTGCATTACTTGCTCCGCGCCCATATTATTACCCATATTACGCATACCCATATTACGCGTATCCACCATTTCCGTATTATTATTAA
- a CDS encoding DUF421 domain-containing protein: protein MEFWVSQESLTSLQWFFRAVIGFFILLFVVKLMGQRSISQLRLLDFVVVMLLGNILAHPLSDSELGLKGSFITVVAVALLYVTLLLAILKNPKIRHYFNPSPMPLIKNGEIIFQNLNKARITIDLLLVELRKEKVDDAKKVALALWEPGGTISVFVYPQFEQATRQDLHITPKPFNFPRPIIKEGTVDIHELNILGKDIQWLRHSLYTQFKVSPEEILLATLDENDSVKVFIKPTVK, encoded by the coding sequence TTGGAATTTTGGGTGAGCCAAGAATCATTAACCAGTTTACAGTGGTTTTTTCGAGCAGTAATTGGATTTTTCATTTTACTTTTTGTTGTAAAGTTAATGGGGCAAAGGTCTATTTCACAGCTAAGACTATTAGATTTTGTAGTTGTCATGCTATTAGGAAATATTTTAGCCCATCCGCTTTCTGATAGTGAACTAGGATTGAAAGGGTCTTTTATAACAGTAGTGGCAGTTGCTTTATTGTATGTAACTCTTCTACTAGCTATTTTAAAAAACCCAAAAATTCGCCACTACTTTAATCCATCGCCCATGCCTCTTATCAAAAATGGAGAAATTATCTTCCAAAATTTAAATAAGGCAAGGATTACGATTGACCTACTGCTAGTGGAGCTTCGAAAGGAAAAAGTGGATGATGCCAAAAAGGTGGCTTTAGCATTATGGGAACCCGGGGGGACGATATCAGTTTTTGTATACCCTCAATTTGAACAGGCAACAAGGCAAGACCTCCACATCACACCAAAACCTTTCAACTTCCCAAGACCCATCATAAAAGAAGGAACGGTTGACATTCATGAGTTAAATATCTTGGGAAAGGATATTCAGTGGTTAAGACATTCCTTATATACACAGTTTAAGGTATCCCCTGAGGAGATCTTACTGGCAACATTAGATGAAAATGACAGTGTTAAGGTTTTCATAAAACCTACTGTTAAGTGA
- the helD gene encoding RNA polymerase recycling motor HelD: MTTNNQWSIEQNRVDTIKKVIESKKASLEKNTGHIKGDILEIRKNFWNDVTVNLDEPDDVIETYASIKQQNELLSERERSQGQIQKQLKILNRLHDSPYFGRIDFHEDDEAEVDSIYIGIASLMDQNNEDFLIYDWRAPISSLYYDYGLGAATYKTPGYGDITGEIKLKRQYIIRNGLLKGMFDTGVTIGDELLQEVLGNNANTQMKSIVATIQREQNQIIRSEGKKYLVVQGVAGSGKTSAALQRVAYLLYRYRNTLQAEQIMLFSPNTMFNSYVSTVLPELGEENMEQRTLQQYIDHRLGKNYKVEDPYGQMEYILSEDEDTAYQIRKEGIRFKASLAFKDLLDKFVDILSREGMVFKNISFRGEVLISADYIKEKFYSFDQSFSIPNRIHLLFDWLKKEMKKLAKIERNKDWVIEEMQLLDKEDYLEAFKRIQQKQKNRNSSFDDHEQEEKMLAKEIVNRKFKPIMARVKRMEFIDHLAIYKQFFNETKFMENTTMNWENICIQTLESLQKKVIAYEDTTPFLYLMDQIEGRKSNTSIRHIFIDEAQDYSPFQFAYIKQLFPHSQMTILGDYNQAIYSHTQNAPSILTKEMYGEDETEHIVLRRSYRSTRPIVEFTMELMKGGEKIEPFNRDGALPTIQKVESVEDLHIQLLDRLNKMESNGHKTIAIICKTAKESKRLFESIKEQADIRLIQKETLSYDKGILIIPAYLAKGIEFDGVILFNVSNEVYKREDERKLLYTACTRAMHELHLLSLGEKSKLLDDIPEHTYKMI; this comes from the coding sequence GTGACAACTAATAACCAATGGAGTATTGAACAAAACAGGGTGGATACGATTAAAAAGGTCATTGAAAGTAAAAAGGCATCCCTTGAAAAAAATACAGGTCACATAAAAGGAGATATCCTTGAAATCCGAAAAAACTTTTGGAATGATGTTACGGTTAACCTTGACGAACCAGATGATGTGATAGAAACGTACGCGAGTATTAAACAGCAAAATGAATTATTATCAGAAAGAGAAAGAAGTCAAGGCCAAATACAAAAGCAGTTGAAAATATTAAATAGACTCCATGACTCTCCTTATTTTGGTCGGATTGATTTTCATGAAGATGATGAAGCGGAGGTAGACTCTATATATATCGGAATTGCATCACTTATGGATCAAAATAATGAGGATTTTCTCATTTATGATTGGAGAGCTCCGATTTCAAGTCTTTATTATGACTATGGTTTAGGTGCTGCTACATATAAAACACCTGGATATGGCGATATTACTGGAGAAATTAAACTGAAACGGCAATATATTATTAGGAATGGGCTGTTAAAGGGGATGTTTGATACCGGGGTTACAATCGGGGATGAACTCCTTCAGGAAGTACTAGGGAACAATGCGAATACCCAAATGAAAAGTATTGTAGCTACCATTCAAAGAGAACAAAACCAAATTATACGAAGTGAAGGGAAAAAGTATCTTGTTGTCCAAGGAGTTGCGGGAAGCGGGAAAACATCTGCAGCTCTTCAACGCGTTGCTTACTTACTTTATAGATATCGCAATACCCTGCAGGCTGAACAAATCATGCTTTTCTCTCCTAATACGATGTTTAACAGTTATGTTTCAACGGTCTTACCAGAGTTAGGTGAAGAAAACATGGAGCAAAGGACTTTGCAGCAATATATTGACCATCGCTTAGGAAAAAATTACAAAGTTGAAGACCCATATGGTCAAATGGAATATATTTTATCAGAGGATGAAGATACAGCTTACCAGATTAGAAAAGAAGGAATTCGCTTTAAAGCGAGTCTAGCTTTTAAAGATTTGTTAGACAAATTTGTGGATATCCTTTCCCGAGAAGGTATGGTGTTTAAAAATATTTCCTTCAGGGGTGAGGTTCTCATTAGTGCGGACTATATAAAAGAGAAGTTTTATTCCTTTGATCAGAGCTTCTCAATACCTAATCGCATCCATCTCTTATTTGACTGGTTAAAAAAAGAAATGAAAAAATTGGCAAAAATTGAAAGAAATAAGGATTGGGTTATCGAAGAGATGCAGCTATTAGATAAAGAAGACTATCTAGAAGCGTTTAAGAGGATTCAACAAAAGCAGAAGAACCGAAATTCAAGCTTTGACGATCATGAACAAGAGGAAAAAATGCTTGCTAAAGAGATTGTAAACAGGAAATTTAAACCCATTATGGCAAGAGTAAAAAGAATGGAGTTTATTGATCACTTAGCAATTTATAAACAGTTTTTCAATGAAACTAAATTCATGGAAAACACAACTATGAACTGGGAAAACATTTGTATTCAAACATTGGAATCCCTACAAAAAAAAGTGATAGCTTATGAAGACACAACCCCATTTCTCTATCTAATGGATCAGATTGAGGGGAGAAAATCTAACACATCAATTAGGCATATATTCATTGATGAAGCCCAGGACTACTCACCTTTTCAATTTGCTTATATAAAACAGCTTTTTCCACACAGTCAGATGACGATATTAGGGGACTATAATCAGGCTATTTATTCTCATACCCAGAATGCCCCTTCTATATTAACCAAGGAAATGTATGGTGAAGATGAGACGGAACACATTGTCTTGAGACGAAGTTACCGTTCAACTCGACCAATTGTCGAGTTTACTATGGAGTTAATGAAAGGCGGAGAGAAAATCGAACCATTTAACCGAGATGGTGCCCTTCCAACTATTCAAAAGGTTGAATCGGTCGAAGATTTACACATTCAACTCCTGGATCGATTAAACAAAATGGAAAGTAATGGTCATAAGACGATTGCTATTATCTGCAAGACAGCAAAAGAAAGTAAACGGTTGTTTGAGTCTATTAAAGAACAAGCTGATATCCGGCTTATACAAAAGGAAACTCTCTCATACGACAAAGGGATATTGATTATTCCTGCATATTTAGCAAAGGGGATAGAATTTGACGGTGTAATCTTATTCAATGTATCCAATGAGGTTTATAAAAGAGAAGATGAGCGGAAGCTACTGTATACTGCTTGCACAAGAGCGATGCATGAACTTCATTTACTTTCTTTAGGAGAAAAAAGTAAACTTTTAGACGACATACCTGAACATACGTATAAAATGATCTAA
- a CDS encoding MalY/PatB family protein, with translation MQLEQIIDRRKTHSVKWYLQNEEVIPLCIADMDFQVSEEIRSAISQKALHGIYGYSTFCERYFEAIKYWWETQHQWVLQKDWISFSPGIIPGMNLLLKVLTEPGDHVIIQEPVYYPFYKTIETQGCFVKENSLLYKNGRYEIDFDDFEKKASHPKAKVFILCSPHNPVGRVWTTEELKRLGEICERHEVTVVSDEMHCDLTYKGYKHKPYATVAPSHVLNSITCAAPSKTFNIAGMQSSIIIIPNPSVREKYQRMLEGYGLMRPNAFAIEATIAAYYKGLPWLQQVREYLEDNMRFVVEYFHGNIPQIKPVIPEATHLIWLDCQELEVPNEKLHSFFFENASVRLDEGSKFGNGGNGFERINIACPRDILETALQRINTAVKNL, from the coding sequence ATGCAATTAGAACAGATTATAGATCGAAGAAAAACACATTCTGTAAAATGGTATCTACAAAATGAAGAAGTTATTCCATTATGTATTGCAGATATGGATTTTCAAGTTTCAGAGGAAATAAGATCTGCTATCTCCCAGAAGGCTTTACATGGGATATATGGCTACAGTACTTTTTGTGAAAGATACTTTGAGGCAATCAAATATTGGTGGGAAACACAACATCAATGGGTTCTACAAAAAGACTGGATTTCATTTAGTCCAGGAATTATTCCAGGGATGAATCTATTATTAAAGGTATTAACAGAACCGGGGGATCACGTCATTATTCAAGAACCGGTGTATTACCCTTTTTATAAGACCATCGAAACTCAAGGGTGTTTTGTAAAGGAAAACTCACTGCTTTATAAAAATGGGAGATATGAAATTGATTTTGATGATTTTGAAAAGAAGGCATCTCATCCCAAAGCCAAAGTTTTTATCCTTTGCAGTCCTCACAATCCAGTTGGACGAGTATGGACTACTGAGGAGTTAAAACGGTTGGGGGAAATTTGTGAACGGCATGAAGTAACGGTTGTATCCGACGAGATGCACTGTGATCTGACCTACAAAGGGTACAAGCACAAACCTTATGCAACCGTTGCTCCTTCTCATGTTTTGAATAGTATTACCTGTGCAGCACCAAGTAAGACGTTTAATATCGCTGGTATGCAAAGCTCGATTATTATTATTCCAAATCCTAGTGTGCGTGAAAAATATCAAAGAATGTTGGAGGGATATGGGTTAATGCGCCCGAATGCTTTCGCTATTGAAGCTACTATTGCAGCTTATTATAAGGGTTTACCTTGGCTCCAACAAGTGAGAGAGTATCTTGAAGATAATATGAGGTTTGTCGTTGAATATTTTCATGGAAATATCCCACAAATTAAACCTGTCATACCGGAGGCGACTCACCTGATTTGGCTGGATTGTCAGGAATTGGAAGTGCCGAATGAAAAACTTCACTCATTTTTCTTTGAAAATGCTTCTGTGCGATTAGATGAAGGTAGTAAATTTGGGAATGGTGGGAATGGTTTCGAACGAATTAACATTGCTTGCCCACGTGACATTTTAGAAACTGCCCTACAAAGAATTAATACGGCGGTCAAAAATTTATAA